In a genomic window of Zonotrichia albicollis isolate bZonAlb1 chromosome 7, bZonAlb1.hap1, whole genome shotgun sequence:
- the PCBD1 gene encoding pterin-4-alpha-carbinolamine dehydratase: MAALGCGAPSAPVRPCPVTGAGKARPAGGGPGASPRLRRPEEPHGIGTAGASITGRARSSITIITSPRTMAGKAHRLSTEEREQLLPNLRAVGWNEVEGRDAIFKEFHFKDFNRAFGFMTRVALQAEKLDHHPEWFNVYNKVHITLSTHDCGGLSERDINLASFIEQVTASLS, encoded by the exons ATGGCGGCTTTGGGGTGCGGGGCTCCCAGCGCCCCTGTCCGGCCATGCCCGGTGACCGGGGCTGGGAAGGCTCGGCCGGCCGGGGGCGGACCCGGGGCCTCGCCACGCCTCCGCCGCCCCGAGGAACCGCACGGAATCGGCACGGCGGGAGCGTCCATCACCGGGCGGGCACGGAGCAGCATCACCATCATCACATCACCCAGAACCATG GCAGGCAAAGCCCACAGGCTGAGCACGGaggagagagagcagctgctgcccaacctgAGAGCCGTGGGGTGGAACGAGGTGGAAGGCAGAGATGCCATCTTCAAAGAGTTCCACTTCAAGGACTTCAACCGG GCCTTTGGCTTCATGACCAGAGTGGCTCTACAGGCAGAAAAACTGGATCACCACCCCGAGTGGTTCAATGTGTACAACAAG GTTCACATCACCCTGAGCACCCACGACTGCGGGGGTTTGTCGGAGCGGGACATCAACCTGGCCAGCTTCATCGAGCAGGTGACAGCTTCCCTCTCCTGA